TGTCACTCCGCTGATCAAGGTAAACCGTACCAAGAGCTATGGCGCCGAGGTTGTTTTACACGGAGATGTCTATGACGATGCCTGTGCAAAGGCCTATGAGCTTGCAGAAGAGTACGGATATACTTTTGTACATCCGTTTGATGATCTGGATGTAGCTACCGGACAGGGAACGATTGCAATGGAAATTGTCCAGGAACTCCCGACCGTTGATTATATCCTTGCACCGATCGGGGGCGGCGGACTGATCACAGGTGTATCTACACTTGCGAAAATGCTGAATCCAAAGATCAAAGTGATTGGTGTGGAACCGGCAGAAGCAGCAAGTATGACTGCTGCAATCGAAGCAGGACATACCGTAACACTTCCAAGTGCCAACACGATCGCAGATGGTACAGCAGTAAAAAAAGTCGGGGAACAGAATCTCCCATACGTCATGGAAAATGTAGACCAGATCGTAACTGTAGAAGACGATGAACTGGTCGGAGCATTCCTTGATATGGTGGAAAACCATAAAATGGTAGTAGAAAACTCCGGTCTTCTTTCCGTTGCAGCTTTAAAACAGCTGGATCTGAAAGGTAAGAAAGTAGTATCTATCTTAAGCGGCGGGAACATGGATGTTATTACCATGTCTTCAGTTGTACAGCACGGACTGATCCAGAGAGACCGTATCTTCTCTGTATCGGTACTTCTTCCGGATAAACCGGGTGAACTGGTAAAAGTGGCACAGACGATTGCAGAAGAGCAGGGAAATGTGATCAAACTGGAACATAATCAGTTTGTAAGTATTAACCGGAATGCGGCTGTGGAGCTTCGTGTGACACTGGAAGCATTTGGAACCGATCATAAGAACCGGATCATTGCGGCATTGGAGGCAGCCGGGTTCAGACCGAAGCTGAT
The sequence above is drawn from the Coprococcus comes ATCC 27758 genome and encodes:
- the ilvA gene encoding threonine ammonia-lyase codes for the protein MLTLEKFEEASEIVKRVTRPTKLIYSEYLSSQTGGKVYLKPENMQYTGAYKLRGAYYKISTLSEEDRAKGLITASAGNHAQGVAYAAKAFGCKATIVMPTVTPLIKVNRTKSYGAEVVLHGDVYDDACAKAYELAEEYGYTFVHPFDDLDVATGQGTIAMEIVQELPTVDYILAPIGGGGLITGVSTLAKMLNPKIKVIGVEPAEAASMTAAIEAGHTVTLPSANTIADGTAVKKVGEQNLPYVMENVDQIVTVEDDELVGAFLDMVENHKMVVENSGLLSVAALKQLDLKGKKVVSILSGGNMDVITMSSVVQHGLIQRDRIFSVSVLLPDKPGELVKVAQTIAEEQGNVIKLEHNQFVSINRNAAVELRVTLEAFGTDHKNRIIAALEAAGFRPKLISAKLY